A single region of the Psychrobacter alimentarius genome encodes:
- the thrS gene encoding threonine--tRNA ligase has product MVAITLPDGSVKNFEGNTTVMEVAQSIGAGLAKATVAGRVNGHLVDAHDPIIADANVEIVTPKDADGVDIIRHSCAHLLGHAVKQLYPDVKMVIGPVIDDGFYYDIFSETPFTPEHMEKIEKRMMELIKQDYDVIKKMTPRDEAIDIFQSRGEDYKLKLINDMPGEEAFGLYHHQEYVDMCRGPHVPNTRFLKVFKLTKMSGAYWRGDAKNEQLQRIYGTAWADKKDLKAYIQRIEEAEKRDHRKIGKALNLFHMQEQAPGMVFWHANGWTIYQVLEQYMRKVQYDNGYEEIKTPQIVDRSLWERSGHWGNYATNMFTTASENRDYAVKPMNCPCHVQVFNQGLKSYRDLPLRMAEFGSCHRNEPSGSLHGLMRVRGFTQDDAHIFCTQAQIQQEVADFIKLTLAVYEDFGFDNIIMKLSTRPEKRVGSDESWDFAEKALADALDSSGLDWEYLPGEGAFYGPKIEFSLKDSLGRVWQCGTIQVDPNMPERLDAEFVNEQNEREVPIMLHRAILGSFERFIGILIENYAGWMPVWLAPQQVVVMNITDKQADACENVVSELKNAGIRAISDLRNEKIGFKIREKTLERVPYMLVLGDKEVESGSVNVRTREGENLGVMSISEFTTLVQNAVSKKGRQTPKTDEE; this is encoded by the coding sequence ATGGTAGCGATTACTTTACCCGATGGTAGCGTAAAAAACTTCGAAGGCAATACAACAGTCATGGAAGTGGCGCAAAGTATTGGGGCAGGACTTGCCAAGGCAACGGTTGCAGGACGTGTGAATGGGCATTTGGTCGATGCGCATGATCCTATTATTGCTGATGCGAATGTCGAAATCGTAACACCAAAAGACGCCGATGGTGTTGATATTATTCGCCATTCTTGTGCTCACTTGTTGGGTCATGCCGTCAAACAACTGTATCCTGATGTAAAAATGGTGATTGGCCCGGTTATTGATGATGGTTTTTATTACGATATTTTTAGTGAGACGCCATTCACACCTGAGCACATGGAAAAAATTGAAAAACGTATGATGGAGCTGATCAAGCAAGATTATGACGTGATCAAAAAAATGACCCCACGTGATGAAGCGATTGACATTTTTCAATCACGCGGTGAAGACTATAAGCTCAAACTAATTAATGATATGCCGGGCGAAGAAGCCTTTGGTCTTTATCATCATCAAGAATATGTTGATATGTGCCGTGGCCCGCACGTACCAAACACACGGTTTTTAAAAGTATTTAAATTGACCAAGATGTCTGGTGCTTATTGGCGCGGCGATGCAAAAAATGAACAGCTACAACGTATCTATGGTACGGCATGGGCAGACAAAAAAGATCTGAAAGCTTACATTCAGCGTATTGAAGAAGCAGAAAAACGTGATCATCGTAAGATTGGTAAAGCGCTCAACCTGTTTCATATGCAAGAGCAAGCGCCAGGTATGGTGTTTTGGCACGCTAATGGTTGGACGATTTATCAAGTACTTGAGCAATATATGCGTAAAGTACAATATGATAATGGCTATGAAGAAATCAAAACGCCTCAAATCGTCGATCGCAGCTTGTGGGAGCGCTCAGGTCACTGGGGCAACTATGCGACCAATATGTTCACCACTGCCAGTGAAAACCGTGATTATGCTGTAAAACCCATGAACTGCCCTTGTCATGTACAGGTATTTAATCAAGGCCTAAAGTCCTACCGTGACTTGCCACTGCGCATGGCGGAGTTTGGCTCGTGTCATCGTAACGAACCGTCAGGTTCATTGCATGGTCTGATGCGTGTGCGCGGATTTACTCAAGATGATGCGCATATTTTCTGTACGCAAGCGCAAATTCAACAAGAAGTGGCCGACTTTATCAAACTAACCCTTGCGGTTTATGAAGACTTTGGTTTTGATAACATTATTATGAAGCTCTCTACCCGTCCTGAAAAACGTGTCGGCAGCGACGAATCTTGGGACTTTGCAGAAAAGGCTCTAGCAGATGCGCTTGATAGCTCAGGTCTTGATTGGGAATATCTGCCTGGCGAAGGCGCGTTTTATGGTCCGAAGATTGAATTTAGTCTGAAGGATTCTTTAGGACGTGTTTGGCAGTGCGGCACCATTCAGGTTGACCCCAACATGCCTGAACGCCTTGATGCAGAGTTTGTCAACGAACAGAATGAGCGTGAAGTCCCTATCATGCTACACCGTGCCATTTTGGGTTCATTTGAACGCTTTATCGGTATATTGATAGAAAACTATGCTGGTTGGATGCCCGTGTGGTTAGCACCGCAGCAAGTTGTGGTAATGAATATCACTGACAAACAAGCTGACGCTTGTGAAAATGTAGTTAGTGAGCTAAAAAATGCTGGTATTCGTGCTATTAGCGACTTGCGTAACGAAAAGATTGGATTTAAGATACGAGAGAAAACATTAGAACGTGTTCCCTATATGCTAGTATTAGGGGATAAAGAAGTGGAATCGGGCAGTGTTAACGTCCGAACACGCGAAGGTGAGAACCTTGGTGTGATGAGTATTTCTGAATTTACAACATTAGTACAGAACGCTGTCAGTAAAAAAGGCCGACAGACCCCAAAAACAGATGAGGAGTAA
- a CDS encoding toxic anion resistance protein has translation MQELTPPENATTPSISLTAPEPVKEIQKSEADQMVKLDDSQIPELDAKVDAFVDHVITNSVHSPEFQQNVQSIHNLGTKEIRESAQVSNRMLELPAKSLNDSLFDNSPIAKSLTELRGIVEDLDPSKKELTSSRKLFGLIPFGNKVQDYFRQYESAQSHINAVVTSLYNGKDELLKDNAMIEQEKVNMWELMQSIRQYIYVGKKIDEQLEQKVYAIEATDPEKARIIKEEMLFYVRQKNTDFLTQLAVNVQGYLALDTIRRNNLELIKGVDRATTTTVSALRTAVVVAQAMTNQKLVLDQITALNKTTSSLIESTSAMLKRQSGEIHEQATSSSIELDKLQNAFNNVYDTMDMISNYKIEALENMKQTVNTLTTEVDKAQKYLDKSNQTTVLEVSKELDSKKITSKSNTVDIDI, from the coding sequence ATGCAAGAATTGACCCCACCAGAAAACGCGACAACTCCTAGTATTTCGCTGACAGCACCAGAACCTGTTAAAGAGATACAAAAAAGTGAAGCTGATCAGATGGTCAAGTTGGATGACAGCCAAATTCCAGAACTTGATGCCAAGGTCGACGCTTTTGTCGATCATGTGATTACCAACTCTGTGCACAGCCCAGAGTTTCAGCAAAACGTGCAATCTATTCATAATTTGGGCACCAAAGAGATTCGCGAATCGGCACAAGTTTCTAACCGAATGCTGGAGTTACCCGCAAAGAGTCTAAACGATAGCCTATTTGATAACTCCCCCATTGCCAAATCACTGACTGAGCTACGCGGCATTGTAGAAGATTTAGACCCAAGTAAAAAAGAGCTCACCAGCTCTCGCAAATTATTTGGTCTCATTCCATTTGGGAACAAAGTACAAGATTACTTCCGTCAATATGAATCTGCGCAGTCACATATCAATGCCGTTGTCACCAGTCTTTATAATGGTAAAGATGAGCTGCTCAAAGACAATGCCATGATTGAGCAAGAAAAAGTCAATATGTGGGAGCTGATGCAGTCTATTCGCCAATATATCTATGTTGGCAAAAAAATAGATGAGCAGCTAGAGCAAAAAGTTTATGCGATAGAAGCCACTGACCCCGAAAAAGCGCGCATCATCAAAGAAGAGATGTTGTTTTATGTGCGTCAAAAAAATACAGATTTTTTGACTCAGCTGGCGGTCAATGTACAAGGATATTTGGCGCTAGACACAATACGCCGTAACAACTTGGAACTCATCAAAGGGGTTGATCGCGCGACAACCACAACCGTGTCTGCCCTACGTACCGCCGTCGTCGTTGCGCAAGCCATGACCAATCAAAAACTGGTACTCGACCAAATTACTGCGCTTAATAAAACTACCAGTAGTTTGATTGAATCTACTTCGGCGATGCTTAAACGTCAGTCTGGTGAGATTCATGAGCAGGCTACCAGTAGTAGTATTGAGCTTGATAAACTCCAAAATGCCTTCAATAATGTCTATGATACGATGGATATGATTAGTAATTATAAAATTGAAGCATTAGAAAACATGAAGCAGACGGTCAATACGCTGACTACTGAGGTTGATAAAGCGCAAAAATACCTCGATAAATCTAATCAGACCACTGTTTTAGAAGTCTCCAAAGAATTGGATAGTAAAAAAATCACCAGTAAATCAAATACCGTCGATATCGATATTTGA
- the infC gene encoding translation initiation factor IF-3 → MNINEDINVKEVRLVKEDGEQMGVVDIETAMKAARDENLDLVELVPEAKPPVCKIMDYKHFLYDQKQKAKEAKKNQKQTQLKEMKLRPSTEEADYQVKLRKIVSFLEDQDKVKISIRFRGREMAHQDIGRKQLDRIIEDTADISNVEQYPKMEGRQMGMLLGPTKKK, encoded by the coding sequence TTGAACATCAACGAAGATATCAATGTCAAAGAAGTCCGTCTCGTTAAAGAAGACGGCGAGCAAATGGGCGTGGTTGATATCGAAACCGCGATGAAAGCGGCACGTGATGAAAACCTAGATTTGGTTGAATTAGTTCCTGAAGCTAAGCCGCCAGTATGCAAAATCATGGACTATAAGCATTTCCTCTATGATCAAAAGCAAAAGGCAAAAGAAGCTAAGAAAAATCAGAAGCAGACTCAGCTTAAAGAGATGAAGCTACGCCCTAGTACCGAAGAAGCTGATTATCAAGTCAAATTGAGAAAGATCGTTAGCTTCTTGGAAGATCAAGACAAAGTTAAAATTAGTATCCGTTTCCGCGGACGTGAAATGGCGCACCAAGATATTGGTCGCAAACAACTTGATCGTATCATTGAAGATACCGCTGATATCTCAAACGTCGAACAGTACCCTAAGATGGAAGGTCGTCAAATGGGCATGCTGCTTGGGCCAACTAAAAAGAAATAA